The DNA sequence GGTCGTCTCGTACAGGATGCCGGTGCGGCGCACCGTGGGCTCACCTGGGTTGACCACGCGCATGCCCCGCACGGTCCAGTGGCTGACATTGGTGAAGCGCAGCGCCGCGAGCGCGCCGTCGCCGTTGACCGTCGCGGGCTCGTTCCCGGGACCGTAAGGGCTCACCACGATGGGCGCGACGTCCGCTCCCGAGCCTTTCGGCGCGAACGTCCCGTGGCACTCGACGCCGCGGCGGAACCGCACCGAGTCCCCCGGCCCGAAGGACGCGACGGCGTTGAGCTGGTCGATCGAGCTCAGCGGCGAGGCCTCCCCTCCGTCTCCCGGCGTCGGCGCCGAGCAGTCCACGAAGTGCGCGCGCCCCGAGACGGCGACGACCCTCGCCTCCAGCGAGCCGCGCGCGGTGGCGCCGAACTTCGCCGGGGCCGAGGCGGTGACCGCGAGCGCCCCGGCGGGCGCGTCGCTCGGCACGACCCAGCTCACGATCGCCCGGCCCGCGTGGTCGGCCGTGGCGTGCGCCTCGGCGTCGCCGAACCGCACGGTGACCTGCGCGAGCGGCGTCGCGCCGTCGACGACGATCGAGACGGCGCTGCCCGGCGCGAGGTGGGCGAGGTCGACGCCCTTGGGCGTGAGGCGCAGCGGCGGCGCCTCGAACGTGTCGGAGCAGACGAACCGCAGGTCGGCCCAGTCCGCGTGGTCGTTGCCGGGGCCCTCGGGTCCGGCCTCGACGCGCAGTTCGACCTTGCCGACGCCGCGCAGGTCCACGTTGAGGGGGGCCGCGCTGTCGGTGCCCTTGCGCGCGACGCGGAAGGCCTCCGCATCATCGAGCACGACGACGAAGTCGACGCGGCCCTTGGGGCTCTGGCTGTCGTCGATGCCCACCTCGCCGAGCAGTTGCGTGCACCGATGCCCCACGTCATAGACGATCGACGAGGGGGCGTGCACGCCGAGCCCCTTCGCGTACTTCGTGCCCCGGATCGAGATCGGCCCGCGGTCGGGGTCAGGCACGGCTCTGGCTCCGTTGTTGTGGTCGAGCTCGACCGGACCCCACCCGTTGTCGTCCTCCACCCAGGCGACGTCGCTGGCGTAGTGCGTCCCAGCCGTCAGGGCGCCAGTGGGGCCGTCCGCGGCGGCCGCGGGGCCTGCGAACGCCACGAGCGACGCGCTGGCCACGAGGCTCAGGGTGCTGACAACACCCGGGAGGGCAAGGGACGTGGCTTTACGCCATCGGATGCTCACGCGCGTCTCTCCTTGGGTCACCGGTGACTGGTTGGTCACTCCACTGGTGACCGGCGCCGGACCCCCAGGGTGGCGAATCGGCGGCGCACGGACACGCAAACGAGCACACTCGCACCGCAAACGAACACCAGGGACACGCAGGCCGCGCTGCGCGGCCGCCGCGCTACTTGATCTTGGCCCAGACGAGCTTGCCCGACCCCGCCGGGCGCCAACCCCAGTCGGCGAGCCGCTCGACGATCTGCATACCGAACCCGCCCACCCGGTTGGGGTGGCCGTCGGTGGTCACCGGCGGCGCCGGGTTGGCGTCCTCGACCTCGATGCGCAGGCCGTCGCCCGTGTCGAACAGGCGCAGCGAGATGTGCCCCCAGCCGTGCAGCACGCCGTTGGCGACCAGCTCGGACACCACCAGCTCGGCCGAGGCCGACTCGGGCAGCCCCCACGCCTGACACGAGCGCAGCACCGCGTGGCGTGCGCGCCCGATCGACGCGGGCTCGCTGGGCAGCAGCCACCGCCGCGAGCGCGGGCTCAGGCTCGGCGTCGTCGCGTCGGCCACCGGGTCGGGCAGCCGCACGACGACGATCGCGACGTCGTCCTCGGGCGCGTCGGCCAGGCGCGACAGCAGCTCCTCGCCCACCCCCGCGGCGTCGCGCGCGGTGATGCGCGCCGAGGTCTCGACCAGCGCCTCCAGGCCCACCTTGAGCGAGCGGTCGCGCCGCTCGATGAGGCCGTCGGTGTAGAACAGCAGCACGTCGCCCGGGTAGAGCACCTCGGTGGTGGTGCGCCGCTCGACGAACCCGAAGCCCACGAGCGACCCCCCGCCGCCGTCGAGCTGGCGCACCGTGCCGCCCCGCAGCAGCAGCGGCGGCAGGTGCCCGGCGCGCGTGTACTCCATGTCCCACGACTCGTCCGCGCTCACCTCCCCCGGCACGTCGCTCTCCTCGGGCGCCCGGCGGCGCAGCGTCGCGTACACCAGGCTCGCCGAGCGCGGGATGCGCATGCCCTGCACGAGCATGTCGACCCGGTCGAGCACCACCGACGGCGTCGTGAGCTCGTAGGCGTAGGAGCGCACCACCGAACGCAGCTGGCCCATCGCGGCCGCGGCCTCGACGTCGTGCCCCACGACGTCGCCGATCACCAGACCGACCGTCGAGCCGTCGATGTCGAGCACGTCGTACCAGTCGCCGCCCACCTGGGCGTGCTCGGCGTTGGGGGCGTAATAGGTCCACACGTCGAGCCCGGTCACGTCGGCCTGCTCGGGCAGCATCGCCCGCTGCAGCGCCTCGGCGAGGTGGTGCTCGCGCGCGTACAGGCGCGCGTTGTCGATCGCGGTGCCCGCGCGGCGCGCGACGACCTCGACGACGGTGCGCACGTCGTCGGGCTCACTCAGCACGCTCGCCGTCGTCGCCCCGGCGCCCGCTTCGTCACCGTTCCAGGTGACCAACAGGCCCAGCACCTGACGGCGACCGCCCACGGCGTGCACGACGACGGAGCCGGGCCGCACGCCCGTCTCGTCGAGCACGCGGCGCACCAGGTCGCGGCGCAGCCAGCCCGAGGCGGAGTACGGCGCGTACTCGACGTCGAGGCGCAGCAACACGGGGCCGTCAACCAGACCGTCGAGCAGATCCTGCACGGCGTCGACGGTCTCGCGCGCGCCGTGCGCGCTCGGGGCCGGGTCGAGCGGGTCGGCGTCGCTGCCGCCGACATAACGCGCGTGACGTCGCCCGCGGCCCCCGGGCGGGGCGGCCATGTCGATGCCGTCGGCGTGCAGCAGGCCGTCGTCGTTGAGGTAGAACGCCGCCCACGGCACCACCGAGCGCAGCAGTTCGGCGATGTCACGCAGCGCGTAGGGGTACTCCAGGTCGCCCAGCAGCTCGGTGGTCTGCGCGATGAGGTCGAGGTCGGCGCGCTGGCGACGCTCGACCGCGAGCGTCTGCAACTGGGCCGAGCGCTCGTCGACGTACGCCGACACATCGACGCTGGTGCCCAGGAAGTGCGTGACCGTGCCGAGCACATCACGCCGTGGGGTGAACGTCACATGCGACCAATACGTGGCCCCATCAGCGCGGAGACACTGCATCGTGAAGGTGCCGCCCTCGCCCGAGGCGAGCGCCGGGGCGGCCAGCGCGGCATCCGACGGCTCGACCAGGACATGCTCGAGCGGACCCAGCGACGCGCGTCCCGGGACGGGCGGCGGCGCGGCGACCCCGGCCGTCAGACCGGTCTTCGCCGTGAACGCGTCGTTGACCCACACCAGCGGCAGGCCGTCCTCGTACGCGCCCGTGACGAACATGCACAATGACGTCCCCGCGACCATCTCGGCGAACAGGTCTGGGGACGGTGCGACGTGCTGTCCGGCCAATCCCGCCATATCCTCCTCCGCCTGCCGGTGCGACACGGGACAGATGGTGTCCCTGCTGGTCGCTTAACCGTAATGTGGTCCCCGACAGCACGCGAGGCCGGGCAGTCGAAAGGAGCACCGTGCGGGACACATCGAACCCGAAGCCAACGACGCTCGGCGAAGAGGGTGGGCACGACGGCGTGCCCGAGTTCGGAGACCCCGCGAGCGTCCACCTCATCGTCGGCACATCTCGCGCGCGAATCGTGCTGTCCGGAGAGATCGACGCCGACATCGGGCCCGAGCTCGGCGAGGCCACGGCAGAGGCCGAGGCCACGGGCCTGCCCGTCGAGATCGACGCCCACCACATCACGTTCATGGACTCCTCGGGCGTCGCGTTCCTCGCGCGGCTCGGCTCGCGCATGCCCCACAAGGTGCGCATCCTGCGCGCCCCGCCCACGGTGAAGTTCCTGCTGGAGGTCACCCGGATCGGCGAGCTCCTGGAGATCGTCGACGAGGACGAAGGCCTGGACTGAGATTCACCCGCTGCGCGCCCCACGCGCCGCCGGACCACAACGCAGAACCCTCCGCCCACCGGGGTTGTCCCACGGTGGGCGGAGGGTTCTGAGCGTCGTCGGCGCGTTCGCGCCGGCGGCTGTGCCCTGCGAGTGGGCTCAGCGCATCTTGTTGCCGGCGCTGCGCAGCTGCTGGCTCGCCTCGATGATGCGCTGGGCCATGCCGGCCTCGGCCAGCTTGCCCCAGGCGCGCGGGTCGTAGGCCTTCTTGTTGCCGACCTCGCCGTCGACCTTCAGGACGCCGTCGTAGTTGGTGAAGAAGTGGCCGGCGACCGGACGCGAGTACGCGTACTGCGTGTCGGTGTCGATGTTCATCTTGATGACGCCGTTGTCGACCGCCTCGGCGATCTCCTCGGCGGTCGAGCCCGAGCCGCCGTGGAAGACGAGGTCGAACGGGTTGGCCTTGCCGATCTCGTCGCCGACGGCCTTCTGGATGTCCGCGAGGATCGACGGGCGCAGCTTGACGGCGCCCGGCTTGTACACGCCGTGCACGTTGCCGAAGGTCAGCGCGGTCAGGTAGCGGCCCTTCTCGCCGGCGCCGAGAGCCTTGACGGTCGCGAGGCCGTCCTCAGCGGTCGTGTAGAGCTTCTCGTTGATCTCGGCGACGTGGCCGTCCTCCTCGCCACCGACGACGCCGACCTCGATCTCGAGGATGGTGCGCGCGGCCTGCGAGAGCTCGAGCAGCTCGGCGGCGATGACGAGGTTCTCGTCCAGCGGGATGTCCGAGCCGTCGAACATGTGCGACTGGAACGTCGGGTTCAGGCCCTTCTTGACCTGCTCGGCCTCGAGCGCCAGCAGCGGGCGGACCCAGGACTCCAGGTTCTTCTTGACGCAGTGGTCAGTGTGCAGCGCGATGTTGACCGAGTAGTTCTTCGCGACCTCGGTGGCGTACGCGGCAAGGGCGAGCGAGCCCGTGATGCGGTCCTTGATGGTCGAGCCCGACGCGTACTCGGCGCCGCCCACAGAGACCTGGATGATGCCGTCCGACTCGGCCTCCGCGAAGCCCTGGATGGCGGCGGTGACGGTCGAGGACGACGTGATGTTGACCGCGGGGTAGGCGAACTTGCCGGCCTTCGCCCGGTCGATCATCTCGGCGTAGATCTCAGGGGTTGCGATGGGCATCGTTGATACTCCAAGCAGATGTGGGGGATGTTCCTTGGGCATCCTCCCACGCCTGTGGCCTGACCGTCATGCGGGCGGTCGCGCGCACGCGGTGCGACGGCGCGGACGGCACCAGTCGGCGGGCCATGACAACGCGCGCGACAGGAGTCACCACGGCTTTGCTGGTCTGGCTCACGAATCCAGCCCGCGCCTGCCTTCAAGACCTGCGAACGCCCGCGGACTCACGCTCTCGCGCGACACCCCCGGACCGAGGCGCGCCAAACAAGGGACAATATCCGGTTCTCTGGATACTCTCGTCTTGTGCCGTTGACGGGGATGTTGATGTCTCGAGCGGGCCTCGCGGCCGCCCGGCTCGCTGACGCGCTCAGTGGACTTAACACGGGAGACCGCGTCCCGCGGGTCCAGGACCTGGCAGGGCAGTTCGGCTGCGGCAGGGGCACTGTGCAAGCGGCGTTCGGACTGCTCGAAAACGCGGGCGCACTGCGACTCGTCGCACGCGGCCACCTAGGCACGTTCGT is a window from the Xylanimonas ulmi genome containing:
- a CDS encoding ATP-binding SpoIIE family protein phosphatase, with product MAGLAGQHVAPSPDLFAEMVAGTSLCMFVTGAYEDGLPLVWVNDAFTAKTGLTAGVAAPPPVPGRASLGPLEHVLVEPSDAALAAPALASGEGGTFTMQCLRADGATYWSHVTFTPRRDVLGTVTHFLGTSVDVSAYVDERSAQLQTLAVERRQRADLDLIAQTTELLGDLEYPYALRDIAELLRSVVPWAAFYLNDDGLLHADGIDMAAPPGGRGRRHARYVGGSDADPLDPAPSAHGARETVDAVQDLLDGLVDGPVLLRLDVEYAPYSASGWLRRDLVRRVLDETGVRPGSVVVHAVGGRRQVLGLLVTWNGDEAGAGATTASVLSEPDDVRTVVEVVARRAGTAIDNARLYAREHHLAEALQRAMLPEQADVTGLDVWTYYAPNAEHAQVGGDWYDVLDIDGSTVGLVIGDVVGHDVEAAAAMGQLRSVVRSYAYELTTPSVVLDRVDMLVQGMRIPRSASLVYATLRRRAPEESDVPGEVSADESWDMEYTRAGHLPPLLLRGGTVRQLDGGGGSLVGFGFVERRTTTEVLYPGDVLLFYTDGLIERRDRSLKVGLEALVETSARITARDAAGVGEELLSRLADAPEDDVAIVVVRLPDPVADATTPSLSPRSRRWLLPSEPASIGRARHAVLRSCQAWGLPESASAELVVSELVANGVLHGWGHISLRLFDTGDGLRIEVEDANPAPPVTTDGHPNRVGGFGMQIVERLADWGWRPAGSGKLVWAKIK
- a CDS encoding STAS domain-containing protein, which gives rise to MRDTSNPKPTTLGEEGGHDGVPEFGDPASVHLIVGTSRARIVLSGEIDADIGPELGEATAEAEATGLPVEIDAHHITFMDSSGVAFLARLGSRMPHKVRILRAPPTVKFLLEVTRIGELLEIVDEDEGLD
- the fbaA gene encoding class II fructose-bisphosphate aldolase, which produces MPIATPEIYAEMIDRAKAGKFAYPAVNITSSSTVTAAIQGFAEAESDGIIQVSVGGAEYASGSTIKDRITGSLALAAYATEVAKNYSVNIALHTDHCVKKNLESWVRPLLALEAEQVKKGLNPTFQSHMFDGSDIPLDENLVIAAELLELSQAARTILEIEVGVVGGEEDGHVAEINEKLYTTAEDGLATVKALGAGEKGRYLTALTFGNVHGVYKPGAVKLRPSILADIQKAVGDEIGKANPFDLVFHGGSGSTAEEIAEAVDNGVIKMNIDTDTQYAYSRPVAGHFFTNYDGVLKVDGEVGNKKAYDPRAWGKLAEAGMAQRIIEASQQLRSAGNKMR